One Dictyostelium discoideum AX4 chromosome 3 chromosome, whole genome shotgun sequence genomic region harbors:
- the eIF1a gene encoding eukaryotic translation initiation factor 1A: protein MPKNKGKGGKNRRRGKNENEQKRELQFKEEGQEYAQVLRMLGNGRLEASCFDGEKRLCHISGRLRKKEWINNGDIILIQLRDYQNDKADVILRYNVDEARNLKTYGELPETARINETDAFDDVEDIPFEFVAEDDIDIDTL, encoded by the exons ATGCCTAAGAATAAGGGAAAAGGTGGTAAAAATCGTAGAAGAGGTAAGAACGAGAATGAACAAAAGAGAGAACTTCAATTCAAAGAAGAAGGCCAAGAATATGCTCAAGTATTAAGAATGTTAGGTAATGGTCGTTTAGAAGCCTCTTGTTTTGATGGTGAAAAACGTTTATGTCACATTAGTGGTAGATTAAGAAAGAAGGAATGGATCAACAATGGTGATATCATTTTAATTCAACTTAGAGACTACCAAAATGATAAAGCTGATGTTATCCTTCGTTACAATGTCGATGAAGCTCGTAATCTTAAAACTTATGGTGAATTACCAGAAACCGCTAGAATTAATGAAACTGATGcatttgatgatgttgaagatATTCCATTCGAATTCGTTGCTGAAGATGATATcg atatTGATACTCTTTAA
- the rsmK gene encoding small GTPase: MNHRELNVCFLGNSEVGKSCIIDSKINEYLPTIENRSKKMMQINNKFFDFNIFDTAGAKELNYLIKNSIKQCDLFVIVCSLTDDKSIDSIQYYIELIQNGLNRKHDIPMVIVANKLDILGGLENPMVKNQIKKINKKYKNSHCILSSSKNNENLNNILKSLIKQVNQIEKNRKQLLNHQSSPLRNLKIFKNIRLF; encoded by the exons atgaaCCATAGAGAATTAAATGTTTGTTTTTTGG gaAATTCTGAAGTTGGTAAATCATGTATAATTGATTCCAAGATAAATGAATATCTTCCAACTATTGAAAATAGaagtaaaaaaatgatgcaaataaataataaatttttcgactttaatatttttgatactg cTGGTgcaaaagaattaaattatttaattaaaaattcaattaaacaatgtgatttatttgttattgtttGCTCATTAACTGATGACAAATCCATTGATAGTATTCAATATTATAtagaattaattcaaaatggGTTAAATAGAAAGCATGATATTCCAATGGTAATTGTTGCAAATAAATTAGACATTTTGGGTGGTTTAGAAAATCCAATggtaaaaaatcaaataaaaaaaataaataaaaaatataaaaactcTCATTGTATTTTATCTTCGTcgaaaaataatgaaaatttaaataatatattaaaatcattaattaaacaagttaatcaaattgaaaaaaatagaaaacaattattaaatcatcaatCTTCTCCattaagaaatttaaaaatttttaaaaatataagacttttttaa